One region of Syntrophobacter fumaroxidans MPOB genomic DNA includes:
- a CDS encoding amidoligase family protein yields MNLKEIHYGIEIETVKRTREQIAWAIHSVVGGTVRHVGIPSSYDPWEVEDLRGRVWKVVGDASLTSVPAHLRAEVISPVLSYDDIPQLQEAVRAIRRAGGKINSQCGIHIHIDAAPFDGRHLGNLAKIIYKQEPLILHALGISRDRLNRYTRPVSDELIQRIEQHRPRTKDQLNRIWYGYHNRQPQHYDNSRYHGVNLHNVWYRGTVEFRWFEATLHAGRIKAYLQFCLAVAAKALNGRAASSRKRDFDPQSAKYDFRVFLLHLGLIGDEFKTARKHLMANMPGDAAFKNGRPKPEDVLPDETETTTLTNEAGQVPGLTV; encoded by the coding sequence ATGAACCTGAAAGAGATCCACTACGGGATCGAGATCGAGACCGTAAAACGCACCCGGGAACAGATCGCCTGGGCCATCCACTCGGTGGTGGGCGGCACGGTCCGCCATGTCGGCATCCCCAGCAGCTATGACCCCTGGGAGGTCGAGGACCTGCGCGGCCGCGTCTGGAAGGTGGTGGGGGACGCCTCCCTGACCAGCGTCCCGGCCCATCTGCGGGCCGAGGTGATCAGCCCGGTGCTCAGCTACGACGACATCCCGCAACTGCAGGAGGCGGTCCGGGCCATCCGCCGCGCCGGAGGCAAGATCAACAGCCAGTGCGGCATTCACATCCATATCGACGCCGCACCCTTCGACGGCAGGCACTTGGGGAACCTGGCCAAGATCATCTACAAGCAGGAACCGCTGATTCTCCACGCCCTCGGCATCAGCCGCGACCGGCTCAACCGCTACACCCGGCCGGTCAGCGACGAGCTGATCCAACGCATCGAACAGCATCGCCCGCGCACCAAGGACCAGCTCAACCGCATCTGGTACGGCTACCACAACCGCCAGCCCCAGCACTACGACAACAGCCGCTACCACGGGGTCAACCTGCACAACGTCTGGTATCGGGGCACGGTGGAGTTCCGCTGGTTCGAGGCGACCCTCCACGCGGGACGGATCAAGGCCTACCTGCAGTTCTGCCTCGCCGTCGCCGCCAAGGCGCTCAACGGCCGGGCAGCCTCCAGCCGCAAGCGGGATTTCGATCCCCAGAGCGCCAAGTACGACTTCCGGGTCTTCCTGCTCCACCTCGGCCTGATCGGCGACGAGTTCAAGACCGCCCGCAAGCATCTGATGGCCAACATGCCCGGCGACGCCGCCTTCAAGAACGGACGGCCCAAACCGGAGGACGTTCTGCCGGACGAAACCGAAACCACCACTCTCACCAACGAGGCCGGGCAAGTTCCCGGCCTCACTGTTTAA
- a CDS encoding DUF5049 domain-containing protein, giving the protein MKILIRSTTLDGEPIPGSGETIQAADCLEVVELMRGQTPFTASRAPRDYMTEVLSGIEGGPTQPLPEEAAAAAAEFLTRLARHGLIEFLPDDKACDPWPERFLEALETVRLSGRTNMLDHLEVTRLTAEMGYPEVAEWLADHRREYAAFVLEGTRPLGKNFGGKEDPAPCADK; this is encoded by the coding sequence ATGAAGATTCTGATCCGCTCCACCACGCTGGACGGCGAACCGATCCCCGGCAGCGGGGAAACCATCCAGGCCGCCGACTGCCTCGAAGTTGTAGAGCTGATGCGCGGCCAGACGCCGTTCACCGCCAGCCGAGCGCCCCGGGACTACATGACCGAGGTGCTTTCCGGCATCGAAGGCGGGCCGACCCAGCCTCTGCCGGAGGAAGCCGCCGCTGCGGCCGCCGAGTTTCTCACCCGTCTGGCCCGGCACGGCCTGATCGAGTTTCTGCCAGACGACAAGGCCTGCGACCCCTGGCCGGAACGATTCCTCGAAGCCTTGGAGACGGTGCGGCTCTCCGGGCGCACCAACATGCTCGACCACCTGGAGGTGACCCGGCTGACCGCCGAGATGGGCTACCCGGAGGTGGCCGAGTGGCTGGCGGACCACCGGCGCGAATACGCGGCCTTCGTCCTCGAAGGGACGAGACCGCTCGGCAAGAACTTCGGCGGCAAGGAGGACCCGGCTCCATGTGCGGACAAGTAG
- a CDS encoding phage tail protein: MSDWFKDNLLGLLPPLYEHNDEAGDLRTFLSLPAGTLDELKQAIDDFPAIFDVDHCDERFLPLLARLVGLEVDGTCSPDCQRRRVREAVEIYRRKGTIPAIERDFDALGWQGELQETFRSALRLNARSSLSKAKLPGLVFSLGVFRVLCLNQTEGLRDALVFHHPAGTRCFWLQFLLEWIEGGAMLDFGHANAVRRIVLAFLDETFVLGRSSLGSCRHLTNKQRAWELLQLTSTTEMLPEIDRAAVKVSRFHGRQNRMRLNHKALNDWRLPYTRVGEGRVSFCTPIYTGRDFEGDVLESGFGLGESHLNRKPLTHGETALRYCFRQKDFFFDTQAEPVERAEAKYDLRLPLESRHRFCFQLGRARLNAGLDLTANQGGISNLLLASTAGCDADVTLAVDRIDRWRRRGPVFRLNANTLNTRYLSNANLTGERASLEVYVDTGSLQRHRVETMKLGASPLNTTGLRLSVDRTRPMRVSRMRLNQAGFRWSRPSYRWLFRQQDLHAPTQAGFEAATNNYRATQWPT; encoded by the coding sequence ATGTCGGATTGGTTCAAGGACAATCTGCTCGGCCTGCTGCCGCCGCTTTACGAGCACAACGACGAGGCCGGTGACCTGCGCACCTTTCTGAGCCTTCCCGCCGGAACGCTCGACGAACTCAAGCAGGCTATCGACGATTTTCCGGCCATCTTCGACGTCGATCACTGCGACGAACGCTTCCTGCCGCTGCTGGCGAGACTGGTCGGCCTCGAAGTGGACGGCACCTGTTCGCCGGACTGCCAGCGCCGCCGCGTGCGGGAGGCGGTCGAAATCTATCGCCGCAAGGGCACCATCCCGGCCATCGAACGCGACTTCGACGCGCTTGGTTGGCAGGGAGAACTGCAGGAGACCTTCCGCTCGGCTCTGCGTCTCAATGCCCGTTCCAGTCTCAGCAAAGCCAAGCTGCCCGGGCTGGTGTTCAGCCTCGGCGTATTTCGCGTGCTGTGTCTCAACCAGACCGAGGGACTGCGCGACGCCCTGGTGTTTCACCACCCGGCTGGCACCCGCTGTTTCTGGCTCCAATTTTTACTCGAATGGATCGAAGGCGGCGCGATGCTCGACTTCGGGCACGCCAACGCTGTGCGCCGGATCGTGCTGGCGTTTCTCGACGAGACCTTCGTCCTTGGCCGCTCCTCGCTTGGTTCCTGCCGTCACCTGACCAACAAGCAGAGGGCCTGGGAGCTGCTGCAGCTCACCAGCACCACGGAGATGCTCCCGGAAATCGACCGGGCCGCCGTGAAGGTTTCCCGTTTTCACGGCCGCCAGAACCGGATGCGCCTGAACCACAAGGCTCTCAACGATTGGCGGCTTCCATACACCCGCGTCGGCGAGGGCCGGGTTTCCTTCTGCACGCCCATCTACACCGGCCGCGACTTCGAAGGGGATGTGCTGGAAAGCGGCTTCGGGCTGGGCGAGAGCCATCTCAACCGCAAGCCGCTGACCCATGGCGAGACCGCGCTGCGCTACTGCTTCCGGCAGAAGGATTTCTTTTTCGACACGCAGGCGGAACCGGTCGAGCGGGCGGAGGCCAAGTACGACCTGCGCCTGCCCTTGGAATCTCGACACCGTTTCTGCTTCCAGCTTGGCCGCGCCAGGCTCAACGCTGGTCTCGACCTCACCGCCAACCAGGGCGGCATCAGCAATCTGCTGCTCGCCTCCACCGCTGGCTGCGACGCGGACGTCACCCTGGCCGTCGACCGGATCGACCGATGGCGGCGGAGAGGGCCTGTGTTCCGGCTCAACGCGAACACCCTGAACACCCGGTATCTGAGCAATGCGAATCTGACCGGCGAACGGGCCTCGCTTGAAGTCTACGTGGACACAGGTTCTCTCCAGCGCCATCGGGTCGAGACCATGAAGCTGGGCGCGAGCCCGCTCAACACCACCGGCCTGCGTCTCTCCGTGGATCGGACCCGCCCGATGCGCGTCAGCCGCATGCGCCTCAACCAGGCCGGATTCCGCTGGTCGCGGCCGTCCTACCGCTGGCTGTTCCGTCAGCAGGACCTGCACGCGCCCACGCAGGCCGGGTTCGAGGCCGCCACCAACAACTATCGCGCCACCCAGTGGCCCACCTGA
- a CDS encoding DUF4815 domain-containing protein produces MSISRETFDPTKNYKRIRYHQDRDLLDSELNEQQDIINLERRKIADILFKEGSIIMGLEVSAAANVLTMAPGVVYIDGHLEQVSGATLTYDPATTSGADYVYVELLKYNYGYTQDPALINPATGEPTAEREKWVLSLKATDTSGQTLPNNVAERRVIPIYKFDRESGDVTPTVQEKSNLYLRDLLGTLPGSRITVSSITEDQLSFAAAEGLNSLIQNLAERTFDQAGSYLVRGFDTFIGGVDDDSVEAITNAGRAYIQGFRHQRDLPTSTLVPKSIATKSVRGEQKTFDINKRRYPVNSTPLKETTQVEAIVEITRNVTRGSVGGGEDLLDPNPVVDILEVSQGATIFQEGVDWQQSGNHVDWLGSGNEPAIGTTYTVRWTYTKQMVKGTDYVDSGWFGQANHPAAGNYFYLVTAYNATGETAFNAAAVIARATAAGEMNKLSWLPVSGATGYRVYRAATNGARTDYKRLMELGSEALSYVDDGVEEIGTASPPATNTAGLTMSPVQLELGNLNVINFGRGSLGDQPVNGSNCSLDYDYYLGRRDIVYATTTEIKRLEGAPADFPKLPIVPENALGLCSIDCPPNSTDMEIRNFGLTRITMDQIHDIIQDVEDLKYNDAQYQMNNELQNRDAQTKKGIYSDDFSNTAQSDIYHAEWDARVNEIARFVAPDRIPHSNALSVDQAGSNASFFGSLALLPGNETVLVEQNDWSEERNINPYAVFDKPPAMLQITPNLGRRGQTGIAVTGINFTPSKSGIVLRCDGQVMASNLISDEAGRVSASFTIPTNARNGNRIVEMADGVYSARASLQINDPLVITRIERIIENRIIRVPVVQVVWRTQTIFVPRDPLAQTFSFTQNQVISSIGLQFTARDPSIPVTVQIRGVTTGLPNGVVFAEKVLAPNEISLSGETRIRFDDPFYAEANTSYSVVLLTNSTNYKVRTATLGKMGRWGIITRQTYMEGVLLESSNAETWTPLNGSDLAMKIYGYNFQSEGMIRFQPITGVQFSDINLDEYSAIPQGTGLDWEYSTDGGVTWDAMVPAEEERLPNLATRVQIRVRLSSSLANDTPAINFRDVNLVGYLNKTTGAYLTRENELTQGVESTKAYVQMQIPSGTTLQWFASNDGGLTWEAMTIQETRPIDENWTEYTLVRTFTDNTGNKVRYKAEMTGTPLIYPRIHSLGATLS; encoded by the coding sequence ATGAGCATCTCACGCGAGACATTCGACCCGACCAAGAACTACAAGCGCATCCGCTACCATCAGGATCGCGACCTGCTGGATTCCGAACTCAATGAGCAGCAGGACATCATCAACCTGGAGCGGCGCAAGATCGCCGACATCCTGTTCAAGGAAGGCTCCATCATCATGGGCCTCGAGGTCAGCGCGGCCGCCAACGTCCTGACCATGGCCCCGGGCGTGGTCTACATCGACGGCCATCTGGAACAGGTGAGCGGCGCGACCCTGACCTATGATCCGGCCACCACCAGCGGGGCCGATTACGTCTATGTGGAGCTGCTGAAGTACAACTACGGCTACACCCAGGACCCGGCCCTGATCAATCCGGCCACCGGCGAGCCCACCGCCGAACGGGAAAAATGGGTTCTTTCTCTCAAGGCGACAGACACCAGCGGCCAGACGCTGCCCAACAACGTGGCCGAGCGCCGGGTGATCCCGATCTACAAGTTCGACCGCGAGAGCGGCGATGTCACGCCCACGGTGCAGGAGAAGTCCAACCTCTACCTGCGGGATCTGCTGGGCACGCTGCCGGGCAGCCGGATTACCGTCTCCTCGATCACCGAGGACCAGCTCTCATTCGCCGCCGCCGAGGGTCTCAACTCACTGATTCAGAACCTGGCCGAGCGCACCTTCGACCAGGCCGGAAGCTACCTGGTGCGTGGCTTTGACACCTTCATCGGCGGCGTCGACGACGACAGCGTGGAGGCGATCACCAACGCCGGACGCGCCTACATCCAGGGCTTCCGGCATCAGCGCGATCTGCCCACCTCGACCCTGGTGCCAAAATCCATCGCCACCAAGTCGGTGCGCGGCGAGCAGAAGACCTTCGATATCAACAAGCGCCGCTATCCGGTCAACTCCACGCCGCTCAAGGAGACGACCCAGGTGGAAGCCATCGTCGAGATCACCCGCAACGTCACTCGCGGCTCGGTGGGCGGCGGCGAAGACCTGCTCGATCCCAATCCCGTCGTGGACATCCTCGAGGTCAGCCAGGGGGCGACCATCTTCCAGGAAGGCGTGGACTGGCAGCAGTCGGGCAACCATGTCGACTGGCTCGGCTCCGGCAACGAACCGGCCATCGGCACCACCTACACGGTGCGCTGGACCTACACCAAGCAGATGGTCAAGGGCACCGACTACGTGGACAGCGGCTGGTTCGGACAGGCCAACCATCCGGCGGCCGGAAACTACTTCTATCTGGTCACCGCCTACAACGCCACCGGAGAGACGGCCTTCAACGCCGCTGCGGTCATTGCCCGGGCCACCGCCGCCGGGGAGATGAACAAGCTCTCCTGGTTGCCGGTCAGTGGCGCGACCGGCTATCGCGTCTACCGGGCCGCCACCAACGGCGCACGCACCGACTACAAGCGCCTGATGGAGCTGGGCAGCGAGGCGCTCTCCTACGTCGACGACGGCGTCGAGGAGATCGGCACCGCTTCGCCTCCGGCTACCAACACGGCCGGACTCACCATGTCGCCGGTCCAGCTCGAGCTGGGCAATCTCAACGTGATCAACTTCGGGCGTGGCAGCCTCGGCGACCAGCCGGTGAACGGCTCCAACTGCAGCCTGGATTATGACTATTACCTCGGCCGCCGCGACATCGTTTACGCCACCACCACCGAGATCAAGCGGCTGGAAGGGGCTCCGGCGGATTTTCCGAAGCTGCCCATCGTCCCGGAAAACGCCCTGGGGCTGTGCAGCATCGACTGCCCGCCCAACTCCACCGACATGGAGATCCGCAACTTCGGCCTGACCCGCATCACCATGGACCAGATCCACGACATCATCCAGGACGTCGAGGACCTGAAGTACAACGACGCCCAGTACCAGATGAACAACGAGCTGCAGAACCGGGACGCCCAGACCAAGAAAGGCATCTACTCGGACGACTTCTCGAACACCGCCCAGTCGGACATTTACCACGCCGAATGGGACGCCCGGGTGAACGAGATCGCCCGCTTCGTCGCGCCGGACCGCATTCCGCACTCCAACGCGCTCTCGGTCGATCAGGCGGGCAGCAACGCCAGCTTCTTCGGCAGCCTGGCGCTGCTGCCGGGCAACGAGACCGTGCTGGTGGAACAGAACGACTGGTCCGAAGAGCGCAACATCAACCCCTACGCCGTGTTCGACAAGCCTCCGGCCATGCTGCAGATCACGCCCAACCTCGGGCGGCGCGGCCAGACCGGCATCGCCGTCACCGGTATCAACTTCACCCCGAGCAAGTCCGGCATCGTGCTGCGCTGCGACGGCCAGGTGATGGCCAGCAACCTGATCAGCGACGAGGCCGGTCGGGTCAGCGCCTCCTTCACCATTCCGACCAACGCCCGCAACGGCAACCGCATCGTGGAGATGGCCGACGGCGTCTACTCGGCCCGGGCCAGCCTGCAGATCAACGATCCGCTGGTCATCACCCGCATCGAGCGCATCATCGAGAACCGCATCATTCGCGTACCCGTGGTGCAGGTGGTCTGGCGCACTCAGACCATCTTCGTGCCCCGCGATCCGCTGGCCCAGACCTTCAGCTTCACCCAAAACCAGGTGATCTCAAGCATCGGCCTGCAGTTCACCGCCAGGGACCCGAGCATCCCGGTCACCGTGCAGATTCGCGGTGTCACCACCGGTCTGCCCAACGGCGTGGTGTTCGCCGAGAAGGTGCTGGCCCCGAACGAGATCAGCCTGAGCGGCGAAACCCGCATTCGCTTCGACGACCCGTTCTACGCCGAGGCCAACACCAGCTATTCCGTGGTGCTGCTGACCAACAGCACCAATTACAAGGTGCGCACCGCCACCCTGGGCAAGATGGGCCGCTGGGGCATCATCACCCGGCAGACCTACATGGAAGGCGTGCTGCTGGAGAGCTCCAACGCCGAAACTTGGACGCCGCTCAACGGCTCCGACCTGGCGATGAAGATCTACGGCTACAACTTCCAATCCGAGGGGATGATCCGCTTCCAGCCGATCACCGGCGTGCAGTTTTCCGATATCAACCTCGACGAATACTCGGCCATCCCGCAGGGCACCGGCCTCGACTGGGAATACTCCACCGACGGCGGCGTGACCTGGGACGCCATGGTTCCCGCCGAGGAGGAACGACTGCCCAACCTCGCTACCCGGGTCCAGATCCGCGTGCGCCTGAGCAGCTCGCTTGCCAACGACACCCCGGCCATCAACTTCCGCGACGTCAACCTGGTGGGCTATCTCAACAAGACCACCGGGGCCTACCTGACCCGCGAGAACGAGCTGACCCAGGGGGTGGAATCGACCAAGGCCTATGTGCAGATGCAAATCCCCAGCGGCACCACCCTGCAATGGTTCGCCAGCAACGACGGCGGCCTGACCTGGGAGGCGATGACCATCCAGGAGACCCGGCCCATCGACGAGAACTGGACCGAGTACACCCTGGTGCGCACCTTCACCGACAACACCGGCAACAAGGTCCGCTACAAGGCCGAGATGACCGGCACGCCGCTGATCTACCCACGCATCCATTCGCTGGGCGCGACCCTGAGCTAA
- a CDS encoding carboxypeptidase regulatory-like domain-containing protein, whose protein sequence is MTDTASAYNHWEVQPRSIRLSAGEFQQRVPLSLRGDVDAPVFVSSNPEVAEIGPDGVIRCGWTIGNAVLMVWRSSVRDSLRHVLVEVRDPSWFADHPDFASGASVFLSGTVVNALNTSGVGNALIEFRRSETGPAAYQAFANAYGGFELSVPEGFYYVEVTAPGYIAWHGWVNADPNTSGDIQIVLSPELDGQVARIVLQWGLNPRDLDSHLTGPTPSGSRFHVFYSHTIENEAAELDVDDTSSYGPETITIHRLIPGVYRYAVHDYTNRNANPSTGLAQSGASVKVFMSDGREQTFTVPNAPGTVWTVFEIDGATGTVTAVNAMSYQSQPANVGM, encoded by the coding sequence ATGACGGATACCGCGTCAGCCTATAACCACTGGGAGGTACAGCCTCGCTCCATCCGCCTCTCCGCTGGCGAGTTCCAGCAACGGGTACCACTCTCCCTGCGCGGCGACGTTGACGCTCCGGTCTTTGTCTCCAGCAACCCGGAAGTCGCGGAGATCGGGCCGGATGGCGTCATTCGCTGCGGCTGGACCATCGGCAACGCCGTGCTCATGGTCTGGCGATCCTCGGTCCGGGACAGCCTCCGCCATGTACTGGTGGAGGTCCGCGATCCGTCCTGGTTCGCCGACCACCCGGACTTTGCCAGCGGAGCATCGGTTTTCCTCAGTGGCACGGTGGTCAACGCCCTCAACACCAGCGGTGTCGGCAACGCGCTGATCGAATTCCGCCGCTCGGAAACCGGCCCGGCTGCGTACCAGGCCTTCGCCAACGCCTATGGCGGGTTCGAGCTGTCCGTACCCGAGGGGTTCTATTACGTGGAGGTCACCGCGCCGGGATACATCGCCTGGCACGGCTGGGTGAACGCCGACCCCAACACCTCCGGCGACATCCAGATCGTTCTCTCGCCCGAGCTCGACGGCCAGGTCGCTCGCATCGTTTTGCAGTGGGGCCTCAACCCCCGGGATCTCGATTCCCATCTCACCGGACCGACGCCATCGGGCAGTCGCTTCCATGTGTTCTATTCCCACACCATCGAAAACGAGGCGGCGGAATTGGACGTGGACGACACCAGTTCCTACGGGCCGGAGACCATCACCATCCATCGGCTCATCCCCGGCGTCTACCGTTACGCGGTCCACGACTACACCAACCGCAACGCCAATCCGAGCACCGGCCTGGCGCAGTCCGGAGCATCGGTGAAAGTGTTCATGAGCGATGGCCGTGAGCAGACCTTCACCGTTCCCAACGCCCCGGGCACGGTCTGGACCGTGTTCGAAATCGACGGCGCGACCGGAACAGTGACGGCGGTCAACGCCATGAGCTATCAATCCCAACCCGCCAATGTCGGCATGTAA
- a CDS encoding class II glutamine amidotransferase: MCGQVGIIFGRKRRRPDERDYLREVFIRMLLHSEERGPHASGLAWLKTDGSHRIFKRPMRAHELVYEKPFQELLGQVDNKTSILMGHTRWRTRGNEFNNRNNHPIRAGIVIGTHNGTIYNADHLFRRLGLPRYAEVDSELIFRLADRFAPEGPIDQECLKKALALCRGQMSAVLASKLDPGTIAVLKGNKPLCLRIHRQHRVVLYASDDAFIDFAVDNEKGWRELEVPPMTMLTIRHEDVRAIKNSEFRFIPQERKGTLPEGVNA; this comes from the coding sequence ATGTGCGGACAAGTAGGCATCATCTTCGGCCGCAAGCGCAGACGGCCGGACGAGCGGGATTACCTGCGCGAGGTCTTCATCCGCATGCTGCTGCACAGCGAGGAGCGCGGCCCGCACGCCTCCGGTCTGGCCTGGCTCAAGACCGACGGCAGCCACCGCATCTTCAAGCGGCCGATGCGGGCGCACGAGCTGGTCTACGAGAAGCCGTTCCAGGAGCTGCTCGGGCAGGTCGACAACAAGACCTCCATCCTCATGGGCCACACCCGCTGGCGCACCCGGGGCAACGAGTTCAACAACCGCAACAACCATCCCATCCGGGCCGGGATCGTCATCGGCACCCACAACGGCACCATCTACAACGCCGACCACCTGTTCCGCCGTCTCGGACTGCCGCGCTACGCCGAGGTGGACAGCGAGCTGATCTTCCGCCTGGCCGACCGTTTCGCGCCCGAAGGCCCCATCGACCAGGAGTGCCTGAAGAAGGCGCTTGCCCTCTGTCGCGGCCAGATGAGCGCCGTGCTGGCATCAAAGCTCGACCCCGGCACCATCGCCGTGCTCAAGGGCAACAAGCCGCTCTGCCTGCGCATCCACCGCCAGCACCGGGTGGTGCTCTACGCCTCGGACGACGCCTTTATCGACTTTGCCGTGGACAACGAGAAGGGCTGGCGCGAGCTGGAAGTGCCGCCCATGACCATGCTCACCATCCGCCACGAGGATGTGCGGGCCATCAAGAACAGCGAATTCCGCTTCATACCCCAGGAGCGCAAAGGGACACTGCCCGAAGGAGTGAATGCATGA
- a CDS encoding baseplate J/gp47 family protein, which yields MGRASIGYINKDYESIRQELLAKIPQLTDRWTDFNHSDLGVVLLDLFCGVGDMLAYYLDAQAAEAFLPTARQRQNVINLCKLIGYRLDSPVASTTTLRFRLSAPLDKDLTIPAGTACRALLNDGEADFETVEDGLLPRGVLSVDIPARQGVRRTETFTSTGLPFQRIRLTGDAIAQGTITVTVGDDAWSEVDHFQDSLADSRHFMADLDALDISTLIFGDGQSGAVPAQGSAIAVSYLQTIGDQGNLGPNRITQLLSPIYLNGGQVSLTVTNPVPATGGASREALEHARRQAPAELRSLWKAVTLEDYQALAEGYPGVAKAKVLDTNACQNIRYYNVQLAIAPNGGGMPSALLKRDLAEFLERRKVITVEINLFDPIYRPVSIDAEVYIWPGEPLENVRSRIEAALSDFFSFDQVSFGQTIHFSDLVALIDGVRGVSHMHLYAPQQDIELRHGEIPVLGTVNLDLRRAG from the coding sequence ATGGGCCGCGCAAGCATCGGATACATCAACAAGGATTACGAATCGATTCGCCAGGAGCTGCTGGCGAAGATCCCGCAGCTCACCGACCGCTGGACCGATTTCAACCACTCCGATCTCGGCGTCGTCCTGCTCGATCTGTTCTGCGGCGTGGGCGACATGCTGGCCTACTACCTGGACGCCCAGGCGGCGGAGGCCTTTCTGCCCACGGCCCGCCAGCGCCAGAACGTCATCAACCTCTGCAAGCTCATCGGCTACCGGCTGGACTCGCCGGTGGCCTCCACCACCACGCTGCGTTTCCGGCTCTCCGCTCCGCTTGATAAAGACCTGACCATTCCGGCGGGAACGGCCTGCCGCGCCTTGCTGAATGACGGCGAGGCGGATTTCGAGACGGTCGAGGACGGCCTGCTACCGCGAGGCGTGCTCTCGGTGGATATTCCGGCCCGGCAAGGCGTGCGCCGCACCGAGACCTTCACGTCGACGGGGCTGCCATTCCAGCGCATCCGCCTGACCGGCGACGCCATCGCCCAGGGCACCATCACCGTTACGGTGGGGGACGACGCCTGGAGCGAGGTCGATCATTTCCAGGACAGCCTGGCCGACAGCCGCCATTTCATGGCCGATCTGGACGCCCTCGACATCTCCACACTGATTTTCGGCGACGGGCAAAGCGGCGCTGTACCCGCTCAGGGAAGCGCCATCGCCGTCAGCTATCTGCAGACCATCGGGGACCAGGGAAATCTCGGTCCGAACCGGATCACCCAACTGCTGAGTCCGATCTACCTGAACGGCGGCCAGGTCTCCCTGACCGTCACCAACCCGGTGCCCGCCACCGGCGGCGCTTCGCGGGAAGCCCTCGAACACGCTCGCCGACAGGCACCGGCGGAGCTGCGCAGTCTCTGGAAGGCCGTCACCCTGGAGGATTATCAGGCGCTCGCCGAAGGTTACCCCGGCGTCGCCAAGGCCAAGGTGCTCGACACCAATGCCTGCCAGAACATCCGCTATTACAACGTCCAACTGGCCATCGCCCCCAACGGCGGCGGCATGCCTTCGGCGCTGCTCAAGCGGGACCTCGCGGAGTTTCTCGAACGCCGCAAGGTCATCACGGTCGAGATCAACCTGTTCGACCCGATCTACCGGCCCGTTTCCATCGACGCCGAGGTCTACATCTGGCCAGGTGAACCGCTGGAAAATGTGCGCAGCCGCATCGAAGCCGCGCTCTCCGATTTCTTTTCCTTCGACCAAGTCTCCTTCGGTCAGACCATTCACTTCTCCGACCTGGTGGCCCTGATCGACGGTGTGCGCGGGGTCAGTCACATGCACCTCTACGCGCCGCAGCAGGACATCGAGCTGCGCCACGGCGAAATCCCGGTTCTCGGCACCGTCAACCTCGATCTGCGGAGGGCCGGTTGA
- a CDS encoding GPW/gp25 family protein: MSFDFLGKGLRYPFRFQSVSGGTQISTATSREHEHIRESILQILGTRIGERFMNPEFGSRLKDLVFEQNDEVLKGLLRHYVIDAIKRWEKRVIITEVRFDDRPLNIDGNLLLVHIAYRVIQSQVDGNLVYPFYREDPNNPAPSYPQPEIPPEPEPDPEPPPVRSVRLSPDVRSLFNLLWFDAAEMSPDPADSLIWPAGEYEVAYIEGAFQDRNGKWIVSDPGDNHGHYLTFEGAPETEAPQAEHGLYLAASGLGFDTQSQAEDNAAGTVHRITTSEPGRIGLFYFEGKKESHYLNNTSGQPNPVWQLRGPL, from the coding sequence ATGAGCTTCGACTTTCTCGGCAAGGGATTGCGCTACCCGTTCCGGTTTCAGTCGGTATCCGGCGGCACCCAGATCTCGACCGCCACCTCGCGGGAGCACGAGCACATCCGCGAAAGCATCCTGCAGATCCTCGGCACCCGGATCGGCGAACGGTTCATGAATCCGGAGTTTGGCTCCAGGCTGAAGGATCTGGTGTTCGAACAGAACGACGAGGTGCTCAAGGGCCTGCTGCGCCATTACGTGATCGACGCCATCAAGCGCTGGGAAAAGCGGGTGATCATCACGGAGGTGCGCTTCGACGACCGGCCGCTGAACATCGACGGCAACCTGCTGCTGGTACATATCGCCTACCGGGTGATCCAGAGCCAGGTGGACGGCAACCTGGTCTATCCCTTCTACAGAGAAGACCCGAACAATCCCGCGCCCAGCTATCCCCAGCCTGAAATACCCCCAGAGCCCGAACCCGATCCGGAACCACCGCCGGTGCGCAGCGTGCGCCTGTCGCCGGACGTGCGCTCACTGTTCAATCTGCTCTGGTTCGACGCGGCCGAGATGAGCCCCGATCCGGCGGATTCCTTGATCTGGCCAGCCGGGGAATACGAAGTCGCCTACATCGAGGGAGCCTTTCAGGACCGCAACGGCAAGTGGATCGTCAGCGATCCGGGTGACAACCACGGCCATTACCTGACATTCGAGGGAGCGCCAGAAACGGAAGCGCCCCAGGCCGAGCACGGCCTCTATCTGGCCGCGAGCGGTCTGGGCTTCGACACACAGAGTCAGGCGGAAGACAACGCCGCTGGCACCGTTCACCGGATTACCACGTCGGAGCCTGGCCGCATCGGACTGTTCTATTTCGAGGGCAAGAAGGAATCCCACTACCTCAACAACACCTCCGGGCAGCCCAATCCCGTCTGGCAACTGCGCGGCCCGCTCTGA